In Streptomyces sp. NBC_00683, the DNA window CCGCGCCGAGCGAGCCCCCGAGCAGGAAGCCGGTCACCACGACGGCCACCTCGATCGCCGTGCGCACCAGCCTGATGGAGCGCCCGGTGAGCCGGTTCAGGCCGGTCATCAGCCCGTCGCGCGGTCCCGGGCCGAAGCGCGCCGAGATGTACAGCCCGGTGGCGACGCCGTTGAGGACGATGCCCGCGGCCATCAGCGGGATCTGCGCCCCGAGCCCGTGCACATCCGGTACGAGGGCCAGGGTGGAGTCCATCGCGATGCCCACGGCGAAGACATTGGAGACGGTGCCGAGTCCGGGGCGCTGTCTGATCGGGATCCACAGGAGCAGCACGACGGCGCCGACGATGATCGAGACGACGCCGATGGAGATGCCGGTCCGCTCGGCGAGGCCCTGATGCAGCACGCCCCACGGTTCGAGCCCGAGCCCGGCGCGGACCAGGAGCGCCGAACTCGCTCCGTACAGGGCCAGGCCCGCGTAGAGGTGGATCAGCCGCCGGGTGAGACGGGTCCCGCTCCGGGCGGTGGGTTCGGACAAGTGGTGCCCCCTGTGTGGTGGTGTTGGACTGCTGCATGTCACTCTGTGGCGGGGGATTGGCTGCCAACTATGGCCAATCCGAGGAAGGTGGACTGATTTCCATGGCTCAGTGGACATCGACGGTGGGTGCCGCGCAGCTCGCACGGCAGCTCCGGGCGCAGCAGCCCCGGCCCGCCGGGCAGGGCACCCGCAAGCCGCCCGCCTACCGCGCCCTCGCCGACGGTGTGCGCCTGCTCGTCCTCGAGGGCAGGGTCCCGGTCGCCGCCCGGCTGCCCGCCGAGCGGGAGCTGGCCCTCGCCCTCTCGCTCAGCAGGACCACCGTCGCCGCGGCGTACGAGGCGCTGCGTGCCGAGGGGTTCCTGGAGTCCCGCCGCGGGGCCGGCAGCTGGACCGCGGTTCCGGCGGGCAACCCGCTGCCCGCCCGCGGTCTCGAACCCCTGCCCCCGGAATCACTCGGCTCCATGATCGATCTGGGCTGCGCCTCGCTGCCCGCCCCCGAGCCCTGGCTGACCCGGGCCGTCCAGGGCGCCCTGGAGGAGCTTCCGCCCTACGCGCACACCCACGGCGACTACCCGGCCGGCCTGCCCGCACTGCGGCAGATGATCGCCGACCGCTACACCGGATCCGGCATCCCGACCATGCCCGAACAGATCATGGTCACCACCGGGGCGATGGGCGCCATCGACGCGATCTGCCACCTCTTCGCCGGGCGCGGCGAGCGCATCGCGGTGGAGTCCCCGAGTTACGCCAACATCCTGCAGCTCATGCGGGAGGCCGGCGCCCGGCTGGTACCGGTGGCCATGGAGGAGGGGCTCGGAGGCTGGGACATGAACCGCTGGCGCCAGGTCCTGCGGGACTCCGCGCCCCGGTTGGCCTATGTCGTCGCGGATTTCCACAACCCCACCGGAGCGCTCGCCGACGAGCAGCAACGGCGCGCCCTGGTCGACGCGGCCCGCTCCGCGGGCACGGTGCTCGTGGTCGACGAGACCATGAACGAGCTCTATCTGGACGCCGATGTGGAGATGCCGCGCCGGGTCTGCGCCTTCGACCCGGCCGGCAGCACCGTCCTCACCGTCGGATCGGCGAGCAAGGCCTTCTGGGCCGGAATGCGGATCGGCTGGGTCCGGGCTGCCCCGGACGTCATCCGCAGCCTCGTGGCGGCCCGTGCGTACGCGGACATGGGCACCCCGGTGCTGGAACAGCTCGCCATCAACTGGCTGATGCGCACCGGCGGCTGGGAGCAGGCCGTCGAGGTCCGGCGCGACCAGGCGCGGGTGAACAGGGACGACCTGGTGCGGGCCCTGCGCCGGGAACTCCCGGAGTGGCAGTTCGAGGTACCGCGCGGCGGGCTCACCCTCTGGGTGCGCACGGGCGGGCTCTCCGGATCACGGCTGGCCGTGGCCGGCGAGCGGGTCGGCGTACGGGTGCCTTCGGGACCCCGGTTCGGGGTCGACGGGGCGTTCGAGGGCTATGTGCGGCTGCCGTTCACGGTGGGCGGGCCGGTGGCGGACGAGGCGGCGCTGAGACTCGCGGCGGCTGCGGAGCTCGTCAGGTCCGGAGCGAGCGCGGGGGCCGAGACCCCACGGACGTTCGTGGCCTGAGGCCCGCGGCGTTCCGGCATCCGTGGGCCGGGGCGCCACGGACGTTCGTGGCCCCGGGCCCGGGGGGTCACCCCTCGGCGGTGGCCGGCGCCGTGATGAGCGGATCCGGGTGTGCCGGTACGGGGACGGGCTCGGCGACTTCCGCGGCCGGTGGGGCCTGCTCCACCGGGGACTGCCCGCCCGGCAGCAGGTCGAGCACGGCCTGCCGGTGCGCCTCGCTCGTCGCGTCGTCGTACGGGTCCGGTGTCGCGGGGACCTGGAGCCGCAGGACAGGGCCGGTGCCCAGTCGCGCGTAGCCCCGGCCCGGCGGTACGTCCGGGGTCGGCGTGGTGTGGGGCTGGGCACCGAGCACGGACTCGACCTGCTCGTGCGTGGCGGGGCCGAGGACGGCGCGGGCCCGGGTGTGCGTCCGCACGGTCTCGGTGAGCGCGTCCACGCTGTCGAACTGGTCCGCCACGACGACCGTCACACCGGCCGCACGGCCGTGTCGCAGCGGTACCTGGAGCAGCTCCTGAGGATCGGGCCTGCCGTCGGCCGCCGCCAGGTGCCCGAGCGCGCTCGGGCGGTCCAGCAGGATCCAGAGAGGGCGCTTGATGTCCTCGGGCTCGGGGTGGCCGGCCTGGCGCGCCCGGTTCGCCGCGATGAGCCGCCGTTCCGTTTCGTGCGCGGCCCATTCGAGCGTTGCCAGGGCCCCGGCCAGACCGCACTCGACGGCGAGGACTCCGGGGCGCCCGGTCAGGCAGCCGTACTCGCCGGTCCCGCCGCCTTCGACGACGAGGACGTCGCCGTGCTGCAGAGCCTGCAGCGCAATGGACCGCAGGAGCGTCGTCGTGCCGCTGCCGGGATGCCCGACAACGAGCAGATGGGGTTCCGTGGAACGGGCTCCGGTCCGCCAGACCACCGGAGAAGCGTCCCGGGTCGTGTCACCGTCCAGCACGGGAACGGTGCGCCGCACCGCGTCGGCATCGGTGAAGCCCAGAACGGTCTCACCGGGGCCCGTGACGAACCGCTGGGCGGCGATGGTGGTGGGCAGCGCGTCGAGCACGGTCATGAGGAGGTGGTTGTTCTCCTCGTCCCAGGCGAAGTGGTACTCGCGGCCACGGCCCGACTTGGCGTGGAGGACCTGCTCGATGCGGGTCCGGGAAGCCGCTTCGCCGTCCGTGAAGTACGCCGGGTAGCTCACCTGGAGACGGGTGAGGCGGCCGTTGCCGTCGAACTCGAACGACGAGGCGAAGGCCTTCTCCCAGTCGCCGCCGTGGGAGTACAGCGGACTGGGGTCGTCGGCCACGGAGAAGTGGGGCACCAGCGCCTCGTACAGCGCTTGCAGCCGTGCCGTCTCCGTGTCGTCGGGGCCGGTCTTCACCGGGGTGCGGTCCCGTCCCTTCCACGCGGCGGCGCCCATCACCGAGATCAGGGCCAGCAGGGGCCCGTACGGGATGAGCGCCACCACCAGGACGCAGGCCGCGACGAGGAACAGGCCTTGTCCGCGCCTGTCCTTGGGTGTCGCGGCCCACTTCTGCCGTCCTGCTCCGGCCAGCAGCCGCAGACCACGGGTGACCGTGATCAGCGGATGGAGGACGTCGGTGGCGTTGTCGGCGGCCGTGCGCGCGAACTCGCGACTGCGAGTGATCGAAGCGCTGCCGCTGCTCAGAATGCGGGGGAGTGGTCGCCGGGCCACGTCGGTCTCCTGGAGAGGTGGGAGCGGGAGGGGAGCGTCAGAACTTGATCCCGCCCAGCATGCTGGCGAGGCTCGCGCCCCCTGCTGTGATGCTGGGCGCGATGGCGGTGCCGGCCAGGTAGAAGCCGAACAGGGCGCAGATGAGGCCGTGGGATGCCTTGAGCCCGTCCTTCTTGAAGAACAGGAAGACGATGATGCCGAGCAGTACCACGCCCGAGATGGAGAGGATCATGAGCAGTTCTCCTGGTTGAAGGGGACAGTCACCATGAGTACTTCCAGGATCACAAGATGTATCTATACGATAAAAGGTGCAATAGGGTGAAAAGGTGAAGTTTTCACCCGACCGGCGGACGGAAACTGGTTGTCCGAGCGGAACGGTCCGGAGATCGCGCCGAAAAAAGGCCGCCACTCGTTGTGATCTTTTGCCGCATCCGGGCACGCTCATGTCGGCACCGGAGCAGTACCCTGTCGATTCACTCGTACGGCCCCCCGCCGTACTCCCCACCAGGTCGGCAACGGCGACCCACGGCTATGGAAGGCGGCCCGTCCGATGAGCGAAACCCCCGATCCCGAGGTGGTCGAGCTGGCCACCAAGGTCTTCGACCTCGCTCGCCAGGGGGAGGCGGAGTCGCTCGCCGCCTATGTCGACGCCGGTGTCCCCGCGAACCTCACCAACGACCGGGGCGACTCCCTGCTGATGCTCGCCGCGTACCACGGGCACGCCGGGGCCGTCACGGCCCTCGCCGGCCGTGGTGCCGACCCCGACCGCGCCAACGACCGGGGGCAGACCCCGCTCGCCGGAGCCGTCTTCAAGGGGGAGCGCACCGTCATCGACGCACTGCTCGCCGCGGGAGCCGATCCGGCCGCCGGAACACCGTCCGCGGTGGACACCGCACGCATGTTCGGCAAGGACGACCTGCTGGAACTCTTCGGTGCGCGCTGAGACACCACTCGGACCGCCGGCTGACCGGTGCGCCGTAAATGTGGTCGCGTCGGCGAAATGGCTGGGTCATCATGACGTCGCGGGTCCGCTCAGGACCACCGACGAGAGGCAGAGGAAGATGAGCACCAGGCAGAAGACGGCGGTCGGCCGATCATGTTGCTGCGCGGCCTAGTGCCTCCCAGGCACTTGGAACAGCACAGTCCCGGTTGCGTCGACAGCTTGATGTGAGGCTTTCCCCATGTTCGATCCATTCATAGCGCCGAGCGGCACCCTGCTCGGCCTGTTGCAGAGGGGCCGCGGCGACGGCACGCTCCACGCACTCGCCGCACCACGCCCCGAGGCACTCGCGGCCCTCAACCACTGCGTCCTGAGCGATCCGCGTCACGACTGGCAGGTCGACAACCGCTCCCTCTACTACGCACGCCTGTACCTCGACCTCGACGGCGGCACCGAGGAGATCGAGCGGCACCTGTGGGACCCCGAGGACCAGCTCGACACCGAGGACTCACGCACGGGCCTGGCACTCTCCGTACTCGGCCACCTCGCCTCCTACGGACGCGACGACGCCCTCGCGCTGCTCCGGCGCTACGCGGCCACCGGGGCCAACTGGGCCTGGGCACTCGACGAGCTGGCCCTGCGCGACGACGACGCCGGACTGCGCTCACTCGCCGTACCCGTACTCGGCCGGTTCCCCGCCACCCCGGAAGGCACCGCCGAGCTGGCCGCCGCCGTACGGGACGCATTCGAGCCGCGGCCCTGGCGGCTGTGGGCGGACGACCCCCGCGAAGCGGTCGGAGCCCGCGTCCGGGCGGCGACAGAACAGGGCTCGTTCGACCGGTGGCAGCGGCAGATGCGGCCCGGCGGTCCCCGCCCCGGCTGGAGTGTCCAGGCCGTCTTCGACTGGGCCCAGGAAGGTCTGGAGCGCGGCAGCGTGCTCCACGTGCCGGCCGCCCGCTGCCTCTCCGCCGTCGCCGGCGCCGAGGACAGGCCCCTGATCATCGAGGCCGCCCGCAGCGGCTCCGACGGCGCACGCTGTGCGGCCCTCCACTACCTCGTCGAGGCCCAGGACCCGGCCGTGCTCGACCTGATCGAGCAGGCCGCCCTCAGCCCCTCATCCGTCGTCGCCGAAGCCGCCGTGGCCGCGTTCGAGCGCATGTGCGGCGACGCGGCGGTGGACCGCGCCCGGCGCTGGGCGCACCGGCCCGACGCCCTCGGAGCGTCGGCCGCCGGAGTGCTCGCCTGCCGCGGCGGTGCCGAGGACGCCCCGCTCGTCCTCGCCGCGCTGCGCGAGGCCGTACGGGGGGACGGCCCCGACGCCCAGCGGCTGTGGACCCTCGTCGACGGCACGGGCCGCCTCGGCATCGTCTGCGCCGCTCCGGTACTGCGCCACGTCTACCGGGAGACGTCCTCCTCGCACCTGCGCGGACGGGCGGCGCGCGCCCTGGCCGCCACCGATCCCTCCTTCGCCACCGGCTTCGCGGTCGAATGCCTCTGGGACTGCGAGGAGACGACCCGGGAACTCGCCGCACTCCACGCGGAGACCGGGGACATCCGGGTCGCCGAACGCCTGCGGCGGCTGGCCGCCGACCCGGCCGAGGAAGCCGAGGTACAGACGGCTGTACGCAGCCGGATCGGACCGGACGCTCCCGCCGTCTGACCCGGGGCGCGGGGTACCGCGCCGAACCCGGGATGCCGCGTGTCGGGGGCACGCGGCGCAAAAGCTCATAGGACGTTCCCCGGGCGGAAAGATCCAAGTCGGCAGAGCCACGCCCGGCGCGGCGACAACACGGGTATGCGTGTCGTCATCGTCACCGAATCCTTCCCGCCCGACGTCAACGGTGTGGCCCACTGCACCCTGCAGACCGCACGGCATCTCGCAGCCCGCGGCCACGAACCGCTCGTCATCGCCCCGGCAGCCGCCGGGACGACGTCCTCCGCCGTCTCCGCCGACCCCACGTACACCGATGCCCCCTGCCCCGTGGTGCGCGTCCCCTCCCTGCCCCTGCCCGGCTACCCGCAGGTCCGGGTGGCGCTCCCCAGCCGGCGGCTCGCCGCCGCGCTCACGGGGCACCGTGCCGAGCTCGTCCACCTCGCGGGACCCTTCGTCCTCGGCGTACGGGGTATGGCCGTCGCCACCCGGCTGGGGCTGCCGGCCGTGGCCGTCTACCAGACCGACCTCGCCGGCTACGCCCGCACCTATCTGGGCACCGGTGAGAACGCCGCCTGGCGCAGGATGCGCGCCGTGCACAGCGCGGCCGACCTCACCCTCGCCCCCTCCGCCGCCGCACTGCGCGATCTCACCGACCACGGAGTGCCCCGGGTGAGGCTCTGGCCGCGGGGCGTCGACACCGTACGGTTCCGCCCCGGCCTGCGGGACGAGGCGCTGCGCCGCACGCTCGCCCCCGGCGGGGAGAAGATCGTCGGATACGTCGGGCGGCTGGCCCCGGAGAAACACGTCGAACTCCTTGCCGGAGCCTGCACCCTGCCCGGCGTCAGGGTCGTGGTCGTCGGCGACGGGCCGAGCGAGGCGTCACTGCGCACGGCACTGCCCGGGGCCGTCTTCCTGGGAAGGCGTACGGGGGAGGAACTCGCGCGGATCTTCGCCTCCCTGGACGTGTTCGCGCACACAGGTCCGTACGAGACCTTCTGCCAGACCGTGCAGGAGGCCATGGCCTCCGGCGTCCCCGTCGTCGCCCCGGCGGCGGGCGGACCGCTCGACCTCGTCGACCACGGGCGCACCGGGGTGCTCGTCCCCCCGCACGACCCCGTGGCCGTACGGGCAGCGGTCGGGGCCCTCGTCACGGACCCCGCGCGCGCCGAGGCCTACGGCAGGACCGCACGGGCCATGGTCGAGGGCCGCACCTGGGCAGCGGTCGGCGACCAGCTGCTCGGCCACTACGAGGAGGTCCTTCGCGGCCGGACGGCGGTGGCCGCGTGAACGGCCGGACCCCGAGGGCCCCGGACGGGCTCAGGATCGTGCGCCTGGCGAACTTCGTCACCCCGGCATCGGGCGGCCTGCGCACCGCACTGGACGAGCTCGGCCGCGGCTACCGCACGGCCGGGCACGAGCCCGTACTGATCGTCCCCGGGGCGACCGCGAGCGACGTGCGCACCCCCCAGGGCAGGGTGATCACCCTGCCCGGGCCGGTCCTGCCGGGCAGCGGCGGCTACCGCGTGCTGACGAACCGCGGGAGACTGCGCAGCCTCCTCGAGGGGCTGCGCCCCGACCGGCTCGAAGTGTCCGACCGGACCACGCTGCGCTGGACGGGGGAGTGGGCACGCCGCGCCCGGGTGCCCGCCGTCATGGTGTCCCACGAGACGGCCGACGGAGTCCTGCGCACCTGGGGCGTCCCCCCGGCAGCGGCGGGACGCGCCGCCGACCGTCTCAACGCACGGAGCGCCCACGCCTACGCCCGGATCGTGTGCACCACGGAATGGGCGGAGCGCGAGTTCGTACGGATCGGTGTGCGCAACGTCGTGCGGGCCCCGCTCGGAGTGGACCTGCGCCGGTGCCGTCCGGACCTCCGCAGCGGGACGCTGCGCGCCCGTCATGCCGACGGCGACGCGGTGCTCCTGCTGCTCTGCTCACGGCTCTCGGTGGAGAAGCGGCCCGGCCGCGCCCTGGACGCCCTGGCGGCGCTGCGGGGCCAGGGGGTGCGTGCCGCGCTGCTCGTCGCAGGTGACGGGCCGCTGCGGGCGGGGCTGGAGAACCGGGCCCGCGCGGAGCGCCTGCCGGTCGAATTCCTGGGCCACGTACGGGAGCGCACCCACCTGGCGGGCCTTCAGGCGACGGCGGACATCTGCCTGGCGCCGGGTCCCGCCGAGACGTTCGGCCTGTCGGCCCTGGAAGCACTCGCCTGCGGTACCCCGGTCGTCGCGAGCGGCACCTCGGCACTGCCGGAAGTGGTCGGGGACGCAGGCCTGGCCGCCGCGGACACGGGTGAGGCGTTCGCCGCCGCGGTACGGGATCTCCTGGCCCGCCCCGAGCGGGAACGCCGGGCGGCGGCGCGGGCACGGGCCGAACTCTTCGGCTGGGAACGCTCGGTGGCCGCGTTCCTGGCCGCGCACGACGCCCCCGAACGGTCCGACGCGCTCGGGGCGAGGCCATGAGCGGGCCGGCCGGCCTCCACGCGCCGCCCGGGCGTGCGATACCCGGAACCGGCGGCCCGGCCCGTGGAACCCTGCGGTTCGCCGCACTGGGGGACTCGCTGACCGAAGGAATCGGGGACCCGGTCCCGGGCGGCTGGCGGGGCTGGGCGGCCCTGCTCGCCGAGGGGCTGGGCGGCGGGGAGAGGGACGTGGAATTCCGCAACTTCGCCGTCGCCGGCTCCCTGTCCGGCGATGTCCGCGACCACCAGGCAGCGGCGGCGGCAGCGTTCCGGCCCGACATCGCCTCGGTCGTCGTCGGCGTCAACGACACCCTGCGCCGCTCCTTCGACATCCGGCTGCTCGCCGGGCGGCTCGACGAGATCTGCGCACAGCTGGCCGCGGGCGGAGCCGTGATCCTGACAGCGTGTCTGCCCGACCCCGGCACGGCCCTGGGGCTCCCGGCCCCGCTGCGCCACCCCCTGGCCCGGCGGCAACGGGCGGTGAACGCCGTGGTGCACGCCCTGTCCGCCCGCTACGACGCGGTGCACCTCCACGCCGCGGACCGGACCTGGGTCCAGGACCGCTCCCTGTGGAGCGTGGACCGGCTCCATCCGGCCGAGCGGGGACACAGGAAACTGGCAGTCGGATTCCACCGGCTGCTCGCCGACCGGGACCTCGCCCCGGGCGCCCCGCCCGGAGCCGAACCGCAGCAGCCGCCTCCCACGCGCGCGGCCGCGGCCCGCTGGCTGGTCACGCAGGGCACCGGCTGGCTGGCCCGCAGAAGCACGGACCTGCTGCCCCAGCTGCTGGCACTCGCGGCGTCCGAGATCCGCCACCGGGCGGGCGGCACGAGCGGACAGCTCGACGCCAGGGCCGAGCAGACGCTGCTGGAGGCACTCGCCGACATCACGCACGCGCCGTCCCTGCGGGGCGCCGTACCCCGCGCCAGAATGGAGGGATGACCGGACGCTGGGAGTTCTGGATCGACCGTGGAGGCACCTTCACCGACGTGGTGGGACGGGACCCCGACGGGCGGCTCGTTTCCCGCAAACTCCTCTCGCACGATCCGGACCGCTACCGCGACGCGGCCGTTGCCGGCATCAGGCAGCTGCTCGGTCTCGGCCCCCGCGACCCGGTCCCCGCCGACCGGGTCGCGGGCGTCAAGATGGGCACCACCGTCGCCACGAACGCGCTCCTGGAGCGCCGGGGCGAGCCGACCGTCCTGGTCATCACGGAAGGCTTCCGGGACGCCCTGCGGATCGCGTACCAGAACCGGCCGCGCCTCTTCGACCGGCACATCGTGCTTCCCGAGGCCGTGTACGACCGGGTGATCGAGGTCCCCGAGCGGATCGACGCCGGGGGCCGGATCGTGAGACCCCTCGACCGGACCGCGGTGGCCGAGCAGCTGGCAGCCGCCCGGGAGGACGGGATCCAGAGCGCGGCGGTCGTGCTCATGCACGGCTACCGCCACCCGGACCACGAGATCGCCGTCGCGGCGGCAGCCCGGGAAGCGGGCTTCACCCAGATCAGCTGCTCGCACGAGGTCAGCCCGCTGATCAAGCTGGTGCCACGGGGCGACACCACGGTCGTCGACGCCTACCTCTCGCCGATCCTGCGCCGGTACGTCGACGAGGTGGCCGGCGAACTGATGGGGATCCGCCTCATGTTCATGCAGTCCAACGGCGGACTGCGTGAGGCCGCGCACTTCCGGGGCAAGGACGCCGTGCTCTCCGGCCCCGCCGGCGGCGTCGTCGGCATGGTCCGTACGTCCGGGCAGGCGGGCTACGAGCGGGTCATCGGATTCGACATGGGAGGCACCTCCACCGACGTCTCCCACTACGCGGGCGAGTTCGAGCGGGAGTTCGGCACCCAGGTGGCAGGGGTGCGGATGCGCGCACCCATGATGAGCATCAACACCGTCGCCGCAGGCGGCGGATCGGTGCTGCACTTCGACGGGCGGCGCTACCGGGTAGGCCCGGACTCCGCCGGCGCCGACCCCGGCCCCGCCTGCTACCGCAGGGGCGGGCCGCTCACCGTCACCGACGCCAACGTGATGCTCGGCCGGGTCCAGGCCGCGTACTTCCCGGCCGTCTTCGGCCCGGACGGCGACCAGCCGCTCGACGGGACAGTCGTCCGTGAGCGCTTCGAAGCGCTCGCCGAGAGGGCAGCATCCGTCACGGGGCGGTCCCGGACCGCCGCGGAGGCCGCCTCGGGCTTCCTGGAGATCGCCGTACTGAACATGGCGAACGCCGTCAAGAAGATCTCCGTCCAGCGAGGCCACGACATCACCCGCTACGCGCTCACGACGTTCGGCGGCGCCGGCGGCCAGCACGCCTGCGCCGTCGCCGACGCCCTGGGCATCGACACCGTCCTCGTACCGCCGCTCGCCGGGGTCCTCTCCGCGTACGGCATCGGGCTGGCCGATGCCACCGCGATGCGCGAACAGTCGGTCGAGGCCGAACTGGACGAGGAGACCGGGGCCGGGGTGGACGGCATCTGCGAAGAGCTGGCCGAGCGCACCCGCGCCGAGCTCCGGGCGGAATCCATCCCCGACGGGGCCATCGGCACCCGGGCACGGGTCCTGCTGCGTTACTCCGGCACGGACGCGAGCCTGCCCGTCGCCCTCGGCACCGCGCCCGCCATGACGGAGGAGTTCACAGCCGTCCACCGGACCCGCTACGGCTTCACCATGGACAAGCCCCTGGTGGTCGAGGCCGTGTCGGTGGAGGCGACCGCGGCAGCCGGACCGCACGTACCCCACCGGGTCCCCGCGGCCGCGCGCGAGCACGCGCTGCAACCGCTCGAGAACGTGCGGATGTTCACCGAAGGCCGATGGCAGGACACCGCCCTGTACCGCCGGGCGGACCTGCGCCTGTCGGACACCGTGACCGGTCCGGCCATCGTCGCCGAGGACGACTCCACCACCGTCGTCGACCCGGGCTGGCAGGCCACGGCGGGCGCGACAGGGCACCTCGTACTGACCCGGGTACGCCCCAGGCCCGAGAGGACGGCCGTCGGCACCCGGGTGGACCCCGTCATGCTGGAGGTGTTCAACAACCTCTTCATGTCGATCGCCGAACAGATGGGCGTACGGCTGGAGAGCACCGCGCACTCCGTCAACATCAAGGAGCGTCTGGACTTCTCGTGCGCGCTGTTCGACGACGAGGGCAACCTCGTCGCCAACGCACCGCACATTCCGGTGCACCTGGGCTCGATGGGGGAGTCCATCAAGGAGGTGCTGCGGCGCAACCGGGACTCCCTGCGCCCAGGCGATGTGTACGCCATCAACGATCCGTACCACGGCGGCACGCATCTGCCCGACGTCACCGTCGTGACGCCCGTGTTCGACGAGGAGGACGGCCCGGAGCCCCGGCTGCGCTTCCTGGTGGCCTCGCGCGGACACCACGCCGAGATCGGCGGCATCACCCCCGGATCCATGCCCGCCTTCAGCCGCACGATCCGTGAAGAGGGCGTCCTGTTCGACAACTGGCTGCTCGTGCGCGAAGGAAGGCTCCGGGAGGCGGAGACCCGGGAACTGCTCACGACCGCCGCGTACCCCTCACGGGACCCGGACACCAATCTCGCCGACCTGCGCGCCCAGATCGCCGCCAACGAGAAGGGCATCGCGGAACTGCGCCGCATGACCCACCAGTTCGGGCACGACGTCGTCTCGGCGTACATGGTCCACGTCCAGGACAACGCGGAGGAGTCCGTGCGCCGGATCGTCGCCGGGCTGCACGACGGCTCCTGTCGCTACGAGACCGACAACGGTGCCGTCATCGAGGTCGCCGTGACGGTGGACCGCGAGGCACGCACCGCCGTCATCGACTTCGCCGGCACCTCCCCGCAGCAGCCCGGCAACTTCAACGCCCCGAAGTCCGTGGTCATGGCCGCCGTCCTGTACGTCTTCAGGACACTGATCGAGGACGACATCCCCCTCAACAGCGGCTGCCTCGAACCCCTGGAGGTACGCGTCCCCGAGGGGTCCATGCTGGCGCCGGTCCACCCGGCGGCGACCGTCGCGGGCAACGTGGAGACCTCCCAGGCCGTGACCGGTGCCCTCTACGCGGCACTGGGCGTCCAGGCCGAGGGATCGGGCACGATGAACAACCTCACCTTCGGCAACGACCGCGTCCAGTACTACGAGACGGTCGCCAGCGGGTCGGGCGCCGGTGACGGCTTCGACGGCACCGACGCCGTACAGACCCACATGACCAACTCCCGGCTCACCGACCCCGAGATCCTCGAGTGGCGCTACCCCGTGCTGCTGGAGAGCTTCGGGGTACGGGAGGGCAGCGGCGGCGAGGGCAGGTGGCACGGGGGCTCCGGGGTGGAACGCAGAATCCGCTTCCTCGAGCCCGTGACCGTGGCGCTGCTGTCCGGACACCGCCGGGTGGCACCGTACGGAATGGCCGGAGGCGGGCCGGGGGCACTGGGCACCCAGCACGTCGAACGGGCCGACGGTATGACCGTCACACCGTTGGAGGGCTGCGACACCGCCGAGCTGGACACCGGGGACGTGCTCGTCCTGCGCACACCGGGCGGAGGCGGCTACGGGCCCGGGTAACCGGTCGCTTCTGCGCCGTTTCGACCGTTGTCGGTGTGAGGACCTAATCTGTTCAGCGTGACTTCGCCTGCCTACACCGACACCGCTGCGTCCCAGCTCAGCGCCGGACCGCGGCCCGCCGCGGGCCCCGC includes these proteins:
- a CDS encoding glycosyltransferase encodes the protein MNGRTPRAPDGLRIVRLANFVTPASGGLRTALDELGRGYRTAGHEPVLIVPGATASDVRTPQGRVITLPGPVLPGSGGYRVLTNRGRLRSLLEGLRPDRLEVSDRTTLRWTGEWARRARVPAVMVSHETADGVLRTWGVPPAAAGRAADRLNARSAHAYARIVCTTEWAEREFVRIGVRNVVRAPLGVDLRRCRPDLRSGTLRARHADGDAVLLLLCSRLSVEKRPGRALDALAALRGQGVRAALLVAGDGPLRAGLENRARAERLPVEFLGHVRERTHLAGLQATADICLAPGPAETFGLSALEALACGTPVVASGTSALPEVVGDAGLAAADTGEAFAAAVRDLLARPERERRAAARARAELFGWERSVAAFLAAHDAPERSDALGARP
- a CDS encoding SGNH/GDSL hydrolase family protein; its protein translation is MSGPAGLHAPPGRAIPGTGGPARGTLRFAALGDSLTEGIGDPVPGGWRGWAALLAEGLGGGERDVEFRNFAVAGSLSGDVRDHQAAAAAAFRPDIASVVVGVNDTLRRSFDIRLLAGRLDEICAQLAAGGAVILTACLPDPGTALGLPAPLRHPLARRQRAVNAVVHALSARYDAVHLHAADRTWVQDRSLWSVDRLHPAERGHRKLAVGFHRLLADRDLAPGAPPGAEPQQPPPTRAAAARWLVTQGTGWLARRSTDLLPQLLALAASEIRHRAGGTSGQLDARAEQTLLEALADITHAPSLRGAVPRARMEG
- a CDS encoding hydantoinase B/oxoprolinase family protein, whose protein sequence is MTGRWEFWIDRGGTFTDVVGRDPDGRLVSRKLLSHDPDRYRDAAVAGIRQLLGLGPRDPVPADRVAGVKMGTTVATNALLERRGEPTVLVITEGFRDALRIAYQNRPRLFDRHIVLPEAVYDRVIEVPERIDAGGRIVRPLDRTAVAEQLAAAREDGIQSAAVVLMHGYRHPDHEIAVAAAAREAGFTQISCSHEVSPLIKLVPRGDTTVVDAYLSPILRRYVDEVAGELMGIRLMFMQSNGGLREAAHFRGKDAVLSGPAGGVVGMVRTSGQAGYERVIGFDMGGTSTDVSHYAGEFEREFGTQVAGVRMRAPMMSINTVAAGGGSVLHFDGRRYRVGPDSAGADPGPACYRRGGPLTVTDANVMLGRVQAAYFPAVFGPDGDQPLDGTVVRERFEALAERAASVTGRSRTAAEAASGFLEIAVLNMANAVKKISVQRGHDITRYALTTFGGAGGQHACAVADALGIDTVLVPPLAGVLSAYGIGLADATAMREQSVEAELDEETGAGVDGICEELAERTRAELRAESIPDGAIGTRARVLLRYSGTDASLPVALGTAPAMTEEFTAVHRTRYGFTMDKPLVVEAVSVEATAAAGPHVPHRVPAAAREHALQPLENVRMFTEGRWQDTALYRRADLRLSDTVTGPAIVAEDDSTTVVDPGWQATAGATGHLVLTRVRPRPERTAVGTRVDPVMLEVFNNLFMSIAEQMGVRLESTAHSVNIKERLDFSCALFDDEGNLVANAPHIPVHLGSMGESIKEVLRRNRDSLRPGDVYAINDPYHGGTHLPDVTVVTPVFDEEDGPEPRLRFLVASRGHHAEIGGITPGSMPAFSRTIREEGVLFDNWLLVREGRLREAETRELLTTAAYPSRDPDTNLADLRAQIAANEKGIAELRRMTHQFGHDVVSAYMVHVQDNAEESVRRIVAGLHDGSCRYETDNGAVIEVAVTVDREARTAVIDFAGTSPQQPGNFNAPKSVVMAAVLYVFRTLIEDDIPLNSGCLEPLEVRVPEGSMLAPVHPAATVAGNVETSQAVTGALYAALGVQAEGSGTMNNLTFGNDRVQYYETVASGSGAGDGFDGTDAVQTHMTNSRLTDPEILEWRYPVLLESFGVREGSGGEGRWHGGSGVERRIRFLEPVTVALLSGHRRVAPYGMAGGGPGALGTQHVERADGMTVTPLEGCDTAELDTGDVLVLRTPGGGGYGPG